In Halosegnis marinus, one genomic interval encodes:
- a CDS encoding cytochrome P450 produces MASERRPPGPSGLPVVGNTHQYASDPFAFAERLRREYGPVARYEVLGDDFYQLNDPADIELVLVQHNENYVKGDLFQSVLGPLTGDGLLNSEGETWRTQRHRMQPAFTPDRIAGYADTMAAFTDEALDGWRDGEVRDVHAEAMELTLRIIAEAMFGIEMDRDVETVGESMEAVMAQSERVWQGFIPDAVPTPGRRRYREAVESLDEVVYRIIRERKRDPGDDLVTMLLEATDGDGETMSDRQLRDEVITILLAGHETTALSLTFTFHLLARHPGIERELVAELDGIEGRPTMGDVMGLEYLDRVVTESMRLFPPVPTIVREPTEQDTLGGYEIPAGATVVMHQRSVHRDPRFYDDPLAFDPDRWTDAMRDDLPRLAYFPFAAGPRRCIGDRFALLEAKLVLAATYTRYHLELVSDPDLDLRPALTARPRNPVRMRVHER; encoded by the coding sequence ATGGCATCCGAGCGCCGCCCGCCCGGTCCGTCCGGCCTCCCCGTCGTCGGCAACACCCACCAGTACGCCAGCGACCCGTTCGCGTTCGCGGAACGGCTCCGACGCGAGTACGGCCCGGTCGCGCGCTACGAGGTGCTCGGCGACGACTTCTACCAGCTGAACGACCCGGCGGACATCGAGCTCGTGCTCGTCCAACACAACGAGAACTACGTGAAGGGCGACCTGTTCCAGTCGGTGCTCGGTCCGCTCACGGGCGACGGCCTGCTCAACAGCGAGGGGGAGACGTGGCGGACACAGCGTCACCGGATGCAACCCGCCTTCACGCCCGACCGCATCGCCGGCTACGCCGACACGATGGCCGCGTTCACCGACGAGGCGCTCGACGGGTGGCGCGACGGCGAGGTCCGCGACGTCCACGCCGAGGCGATGGAACTCACCCTGCGCATCATCGCGGAGGCGATGTTCGGCATCGAGATGGACCGCGACGTGGAAACCGTCGGCGAGTCGATGGAGGCCGTGATGGCCCAGTCCGAGCGCGTCTGGCAGGGCTTCATCCCGGACGCCGTCCCCACGCCGGGCCGTCGCCGCTACCGCGAGGCCGTCGAGTCGCTAGACGAGGTGGTGTACCGCATCATCCGCGAGCGCAAGCGCGACCCGGGCGACGACCTCGTGACGATGCTGCTCGAGGCGACGGACGGGGACGGCGAGACGATGAGCGACCGTCAACTGCGCGACGAGGTGATCACGATACTGCTCGCGGGCCACGAGACGACGGCGCTGTCGCTCACCTTCACCTTCCACCTGCTCGCGCGCCACCCCGGTATCGAGCGGGAACTGGTCGCCGAACTCGACGGTATCGAGGGCCGGCCGACGATGGGCGACGTGATGGGGCTGGAGTACCTCGACCGCGTCGTCACGGAGTCGATGCGGCTGTTCCCGCCGGTCCCGACCATCGTCCGCGAGCCGACCGAGCAGGACACCCTCGGGGGCTACGAGATACCCGCGGGCGCGACGGTCGTGATGCACCAGCGGTCGGTCCACCGCGACCCGCGCTTCTACGACGACCCGCTCGCGTTCGACCCGGACCGCTGGACCGACGCGATGCGCGACGACCTCCCGCGCTTAGCGTACTTCCCCTTCGCCGCGGGGCCGCGCCGCTGTATCGGCGACCGGTTCGCGCTGCTGGAGGCGAAACTGGTGCTCGCGGCGACGTACACCCGTTACCACCTCGAACTCGTCTCCGACCCCGACCTCGACCTCCGGCCCGCGCTCACCGCGCGGCCCCGCAACCCCGTCCGGATGCGCGTCCACGAGCGCTAG
- a CDS encoding cytochrome c oxidase subunit 3 has translation MTGPAEAGHDHRSRWPVVAAGGAGLLYAGLAAFALGAGTGYLPAIPTVGVAAVGAVVVAVALFGWLDEAFLSARVTGDGKPLYLRTMRLFLYTDVATFATGFVVYFYLRLAAWAPAEVPHLLSPIVAVNTLLLVASSGTFHLAASALDDGNARRFRGLMGLTLLLGVVFLGGQAFEYVELLGEGFAPGGGAFAAVFYGLTGLHGLHVALGALLIGIVLFRALRDDYGPERDTSVETVELYWHFVDGVWLFLVATVYVGATL, from the coding sequence ATGACAGGACCCGCCGAGGCCGGACACGACCACCGGAGCCGGTGGCCCGTCGTCGCGGCGGGCGGCGCCGGCCTGCTCTACGCCGGCCTCGCCGCGTTCGCGCTCGGCGCCGGGACGGGCTACCTGCCGGCGATACCGACCGTCGGCGTCGCCGCCGTCGGCGCGGTCGTCGTGGCCGTCGCGCTGTTCGGCTGGCTGGACGAGGCGTTCCTCTCGGCGCGCGTCACGGGCGATGGGAAGCCGCTGTACCTGCGGACGATGCGGCTGTTCCTCTACACGGACGTGGCGACGTTCGCCACGGGGTTCGTCGTCTACTTCTACCTCCGGCTGGCCGCGTGGGCGCCCGCGGAGGTCCCCCACCTGCTCTCACCCATCGTGGCCGTGAACACGCTGTTACTCGTCGCGTCGAGCGGCACCTTCCACCTCGCGGCGTCGGCGCTCGACGACGGGAACGCCCGGCGCTTCCGCGGGCTGATGGGGCTCACCCTCCTGCTCGGTGTCGTCTTCCTCGGCGGTCAGGCGTTCGAGTACGTCGAATTGCTCGGCGAGGGGTTCGCCCCCGGCGGCGGCGCGTTCGCCGCGGTGTTCTACGGGCTGACGGGGTTACACGGCCTCCACGTCGCGCTGGGCGCGCTGCTCATCGGTATCGTGCTGTTCCGCGCGCTCCGCGACGATTACGGCCCGGAGCGCGACACGTCGGTGGAGACCGTCGAACTGTACTGGCACTTCGTGGACGGCGTGTGGCTCTTCCTCGTCGCGACGGTGTACGTCGGCGCGACGCTCTAG
- a CDS encoding NAD-dependent epimerase/dehydratase family protein, with protein sequence MSIIVTGGDGYIGWPTALRIADRTDERVVAVDNFGRRAWVEEVGAVSATPVASIDERLEAAREVHGLSNLSFVEGDLTDKAFVEELLQVHEPSAIVHAAAQPSAPYSQINGERANFTQHNNMAATRNLLFGLHENDLADTHFIETTTTGVYGAPDFPIPEGGATMEHEGERDEVPFPAMAGSWYHLTKSHDAANMRLAAKQFGVPISDVRTAITYGTETEETRADDRLKTRFDFDYYFGVVAHRFAAQAVAGYPLTVYGKGEQRKPFVSLEDAVEGLARLALADAPDELTVYNQVTRPIAIVEMAETIREVAAEFDLDVEVTHVENPRDEDEEHRMEIDNDRYMDLIGEQRATFADGIEDVLATLTRYADTIEAHEDRFLPDALRD encoded by the coding sequence ATGTCCATCATCGTCACCGGCGGGGACGGGTACATCGGGTGGCCGACGGCGCTGCGCATCGCGGACCGGACCGACGAGCGCGTCGTCGCGGTCGACAACTTCGGGCGACGCGCGTGGGTCGAGGAGGTCGGCGCCGTGAGCGCCACGCCCGTCGCGAGCATCGACGAGCGGCTGGAGGCGGCCCGCGAGGTCCACGGCCTCTCGAACCTCTCCTTCGTCGAGGGCGACCTCACCGACAAGGCGTTCGTCGAGGAGCTGCTGCAGGTCCACGAGCCCTCCGCGATCGTTCACGCCGCGGCCCAGCCCTCCGCGCCGTACTCGCAGATCAACGGCGAGCGGGCGAACTTCACCCAGCACAACAACATGGCGGCGACGCGGAACCTCCTGTTCGGCCTCCACGAGAACGACCTCGCGGACACGCACTTCATCGAGACGACGACGACCGGCGTCTACGGCGCGCCCGACTTCCCCATCCCCGAGGGCGGCGCGACGATGGAGCACGAGGGCGAGCGCGACGAGGTGCCGTTCCCGGCGATGGCGGGGAGCTGGTACCACCTCACGAAGAGCCACGACGCCGCGAACATGCGGCTCGCGGCGAAGCAGTTCGGGGTTCCCATCTCGGACGTGCGCACGGCTATCACCTACGGCACGGAGACCGAGGAGACGCGCGCCGACGACCGGCTGAAGACGCGCTTCGACTTCGACTACTACTTCGGCGTCGTCGCCCACCGCTTCGCGGCGCAGGCAGTCGCGGGCTACCCGCTCACCGTCTACGGCAAGGGCGAACAGCGCAAGCCGTTCGTCTCGCTGGAGGACGCCGTCGAGGGGCTGGCGCGACTCGCGCTCGCCGACGCGCCCGACGAACTCACGGTGTACAACCAGGTGACACGGCCCATCGCCATCGTGGAGATGGCCGAGACCATCCGGGAGGTCGCGGCGGAGTTCGACCTCGACGTCGAGGTCACCCACGTCGAGAACCCGCGCGACGAGGACGAGGAACACCGCATGGAGATCGACAACGACCGCTACATGGACCTCATCGGCGAGCAGCGCGCCACCTTCGCGGACGGCATCGAGGACGTGCTCGCGACGCTGACGCGCTACGCGGACACCATCGAGGCCCACGAGGACCGCTTCCTGCCCGACGCGCTGCGCGATTAG
- a CDS encoding DUF7344 domain-containing protein, with translation MGAAAAESSGDDEGPSRQEMFETISNERRRMVVHSLQRDGATDLRTLSRQVAAWENDTEPSAVSAQQRRRVYNALQQSHLPKMDDNAVVDYDHDRGTVEPTDSLEELTVFLEIVPEKEISWGTYYTLLGSVCLALCSAVALGVYPFVLFGMAPTALACSLLLLGSGLVHRYRSERLSLGTGDLPSEV, from the coding sequence ATGGGGGCAGCAGCGGCGGAGTCGTCGGGGGACGACGAGGGACCCAGCCGGCAGGAGATGTTCGAGACCATCAGCAACGAGCGACGGCGGATGGTGGTCCACTCGCTCCAGCGCGACGGCGCGACGGACCTCCGGACGCTCTCCCGGCAGGTCGCCGCGTGGGAGAACGACACCGAGCCGTCGGCGGTGAGCGCCCAGCAGCGTCGGCGCGTGTACAACGCGCTCCAGCAGTCACACCTCCCGAAGATGGACGACAACGCGGTCGTCGACTACGACCACGACCGCGGTACGGTCGAGCCGACCGACTCGCTGGAGGAGCTGACGGTGTTCCTCGAAATCGTCCCCGAGAAGGAGATCTCGTGGGGGACGTACTACACGCTCCTGGGCTCGGTGTGTCTGGCACTGTGTTCGGCCGTCGCGCTCGGCGTCTACCCGTTCGTCCTGTTCGGGATGGCGCCGACCGCGCTGGCGTGTTCGCTCCTCCTGTTGGGGTCGGGGCTGGTCCATCGCTACCGCTCCGAGCGGCTGTCGCTCGGAACCGGTGACCTGCCGAGCGAGGTCTAA
- a CDS encoding PGF-pre-PGF domain-containing protein gives MDANGSSGGDRSDAGSGALPVTKRTAIVALLAAIVVLGAGAGITATLTEDAPSRVAASDSADGAGASLSLPDGGTTTVSFAGTRVAENASGVGLDSLNVSVDGGGDLTLSGVRKTDGSAVDTAPTNATAGYLNVGHEGDAEIDSVTFRFTVSAATLRDAGIEPGDVTLYRYHDGEWRALETALDAASADAYTFRAVSPGLSVFGVGPSRANDRSNAGENGNGNGNGNGNGGGPPPDTTPTATPTPTETPTATPTATPTAEPNGTATPTATATPTATPTPEPNETATATPTPTGTDDGGSGGVSPSNPPPENPPPTNGGGGGGGGSGGGGGDAPPDRGFDATVRVAAPNPEPIRSDRGDVDVVAGSVAGEVSWSDDRATRAVVTVTVSGDGDSRELRNVTVPLDGETSLSLAEALTDTRLLYATGPRADALSVDEDGRTATYRRVVTVAVTLYDGEERLTTASDDDGLTVVVTNVEAASEGDGRSGSSAA, from the coding sequence ATGGACGCCAACGGCAGTTCGGGCGGCGACCGCTCCGACGCCGGCAGCGGCGCGCTTCCCGTGACAAAGCGCACCGCCATCGTCGCGCTGCTCGCCGCTATCGTCGTCCTCGGCGCGGGGGCGGGCATCACGGCCACGCTCACCGAGGACGCGCCCTCCCGCGTGGCGGCGTCGGACTCGGCCGACGGGGCCGGCGCGTCCCTCTCGCTCCCGGACGGCGGGACGACCACCGTCTCCTTCGCCGGGACGCGCGTCGCCGAGAACGCGAGCGGCGTGGGACTCGACTCGCTGAACGTCTCCGTCGACGGCGGCGGCGACCTCACGCTGTCCGGCGTCAGGAAGACCGACGGCTCCGCCGTCGACACCGCCCCGACGAACGCGACGGCGGGCTACCTGAACGTCGGCCACGAGGGGGACGCCGAGATAGACAGCGTCACGTTCCGCTTCACCGTCTCGGCGGCGACGCTCCGCGACGCCGGTATCGAACCCGGCGACGTGACGCTGTACCGTTACCACGACGGCGAGTGGCGGGCGCTGGAGACGGCGCTCGACGCGGCCTCGGCCGATGCGTACACCTTCCGGGCGGTCTCGCCCGGGCTCTCCGTGTTCGGCGTCGGCCCCTCGCGGGCGAACGACCGCTCGAACGCGGGCGAAAACGGGAACGGAAACGGGAACGGAAACGGCAACGGCGGCGGCCCGCCGCCGGACACTACGCCGACCGCGACCCCGACGCCCACGGAGACGCCAACGGCTACGCCGACGGCTACACCCACTGCGGAACCGAACGGAACGGCGACGCCGACCGCCACAGCTACACCGACCGCGACACCGACGCCGGAACCGAACGAAACGGCGACAGCGACTCCGACGCCGACCGGGACCGACGACGGCGGCTCGGGGGGTGTCTCTCCGTCGAATCCGCCGCCCGAGAACCCGCCGCCGACGAACGGCGGTGGAGGCGGTGGTGGCGGTAGTGGCGGCGGTGGTGGCGACGCCCCGCCGGACCGCGGCTTCGACGCGACCGTCCGAGTCGCCGCGCCGAACCCCGAGCCGATACGCTCGGACCGGGGCGACGTGGACGTCGTCGCCGGCTCGGTCGCGGGCGAGGTGTCGTGGTCCGACGACCGCGCGACCCGTGCCGTGGTCACGGTGACCGTGTCGGGCGACGGCGACTCCCGGGAGCTCCGCAACGTCACCGTTCCGCTCGACGGCGAGACCTCGCTGTCGCTCGCCGAGGCGCTGACCGACACCCGGCTGCTGTACGCGACCGGACCGCGCGCCGACGCGCTGTCGGTGGACGAGGACGGCCGTACCGCGACCTACCGACGGGTCGTGACGGTGGCGGTGACGCTGTACGACGGTGAGGAGCGCCTGACGACCGCGAGCGACGACGACGGCCTCACGGTCGTCGTCACGAACGTCGAGGCCGCCAGCGAGGGGGACGGGCGTTCCGGCTCCAGCGCCGCGTAG
- a CDS encoding NAD-dependent epimerase/dehydratase family protein: protein MHVLVTGGCGYIGSVLVPLLRDDDRVDRVTVLDDFSASSPRALFGQLGDDTVRFRRGDVRQYGDVESAARGADAVVHLAAITGAASTHDRREETFETNYEGTRNVLNAAGKVGVDNVVLASSCNIYGRAPTTDIDESVEPDPINPYAETKYESESLLREAREEFGFDGVALRMATNYGNAPGVRFNLVVNHFVFRALTGRALTVYGDGSNWRPFVHVRDAARAYKHAALAPDDWDREVYNVGSNDGNYRVAEIAEVVSEEVAPVDVTYLEDEHPGPSYHVNFDRLARTGFGTEWTLREGVRDLRDAFRG, encoded by the coding sequence ATGCACGTCCTCGTCACCGGCGGCTGCGGCTACATCGGGAGCGTCCTCGTCCCCCTGTTGCGCGACGACGACCGCGTGGACCGCGTCACGGTCCTCGACGACTTCTCGGCCTCCTCGCCGCGGGCGCTGTTCGGGCAACTCGGCGACGACACCGTCCGCTTCCGCCGCGGCGACGTCCGCCAGTACGGCGACGTGGAGTCGGCCGCCCGGGGGGCCGACGCCGTCGTCCACCTCGCGGCCATCACGGGCGCGGCGAGCACCCACGACCGCCGCGAGGAGACGTTCGAGACGAACTACGAGGGGACGCGCAACGTGCTCAACGCGGCGGGGAAGGTCGGCGTCGACAACGTCGTGCTCGCCTCCTCGTGTAACATCTACGGGCGCGCCCCGACGACGGACATCGACGAGTCGGTCGAGCCGGACCCGATCAACCCCTACGCCGAGACGAAGTACGAGTCCGAGTCGCTGTTGCGCGAGGCGCGCGAGGAGTTCGGCTTCGACGGCGTCGCCCTGCGGATGGCGACGAACTACGGGAACGCGCCCGGCGTCCGCTTCAACCTCGTCGTCAACCACTTCGTGTTCCGGGCGCTGACCGGGCGGGCGCTCACGGTGTACGGCGACGGGTCGAACTGGCGGCCGTTCGTCCACGTCCGCGACGCCGCCCGCGCGTACAAGCACGCCGCGCTCGCCCCCGACGACTGGGACCGCGAGGTGTACAACGTCGGGTCGAACGACGGCAACTACCGCGTCGCGGAGATCGCCGAGGTCGTGAGCGAGGAGGTCGCGCCCGTCGACGTGACCTACCTGGAGGACGAACACCCCGGCCCCTCGTACCACGTGAACTTCGACCGCCTCGCCCGAACCGGGTTCGGGACGGAGTGGACGCTCCGCGAGGGGGTCCGCGACCTCCGCGACGCCTTCCGCGGGTAG
- a CDS encoding NAD-dependent epimerase/dehydratase family protein, protein MSNSTHVAITGAAGFIGSRVVGQLRRDHPDWELTAIDNFYLGDVREVGDTTVEHVDIRHRDQLTDALDGADAVLHLAAISGVDDCDDKPDLAYEVNVVGTNNVAYFCERTGAGLAFPFSMAVIGDPTDFPITTDMARDPLNWYGETKVLGERAVETMADGSFPAVQFMISNLYGEHAVGDRAVSKGTVINFFVNRALAGEPLTVYEPGTQARNFVHVRDVADAFCRAAERLVARRAAGETGSEAYEVASDEDPGVMTVAETVARVASEERGLDVDIELVANPRSGETLVDSFAVDTTAIERDLGWTPTESVEASVRDLLAE, encoded by the coding sequence ATGAGTAACTCGACGCACGTCGCGATAACGGGCGCGGCGGGCTTCATCGGGAGCCGGGTGGTCGGGCAGTTGCGCCGCGACCACCCCGACTGGGAGCTGACGGCCATCGACAACTTCTATCTCGGCGACGTGCGCGAGGTCGGCGACACGACGGTCGAGCACGTCGACATCCGCCACCGCGACCAGCTGACCGACGCGCTCGACGGGGCGGACGCGGTGTTGCATCTCGCCGCCATCTCCGGCGTGGACGACTGCGACGACAAGCCGGACCTCGCCTACGAGGTCAACGTCGTCGGGACGAACAACGTCGCCTACTTCTGCGAGCGGACGGGCGCCGGGCTCGCGTTCCCGTTCTCGATGGCGGTCATCGGCGACCCGACCGACTTCCCAATCACGACCGACATGGCCCGCGACCCGCTGAACTGGTACGGCGAGACGAAGGTGCTCGGCGAGCGGGCCGTCGAGACGATGGCCGACGGCTCCTTCCCCGCGGTGCAGTTCATGATATCGAACCTCTACGGCGAGCACGCCGTCGGCGACCGCGCCGTCTCGAAGGGGACGGTCATCAACTTCTTCGTGAACCGGGCGCTCGCCGGGGAGCCGCTCACGGTGTACGAGCCGGGGACGCAGGCGCGCAACTTCGTCCACGTCCGCGACGTGGCCGACGCCTTCTGCCGGGCCGCCGAGCGGCTCGTCGCCCGGCGTGCCGCCGGGGAGACGGGGTCGGAGGCGTACGAGGTGGCGAGCGACGAGGACCCCGGCGTGATGACGGTCGCCGAAACCGTGGCCCGCGTCGCGAGCGAGGAGCGGGGGCTGGACGTGGACATCGAACTCGTGGCGAACCCGCGCAGCGGCGAGACGCTCGTGGACTCCTTCGCCGTCGATACGACGGCCATCGAGCGGGACCTCGGGTGGACGCCGACGGAGAGCGTCGAGGCGTCGGTCCGCGACCTGCTGGCCGAGTAG
- a CDS encoding HalOD1 output domain-containing protein produces MRVVTALAEALGRDATAIRPLGEVVDTDALDALFADGNDRAVHVSFGYEGFDVSVGEDDVVVRPATES; encoded by the coding sequence ATGCGGGTCGTGACCGCGCTGGCCGAGGCGCTCGGTCGGGACGCGACCGCCATCCGACCGCTGGGAGAAGTCGTCGATACGGACGCGCTGGACGCGCTCTTCGCGGACGGAAACGACCGGGCCGTGCACGTCTCGTTCGGGTACGAGGGTTTCGACGTGTCCGTCGGCGAGGACGACGTGGTCGTGCGCCCCGCGACCGAGTCGTAG
- a CDS encoding type IV pilin N-terminal domain-containing protein yields the protein MNGGTEGSGTRAVSPVIGVVLLVAIVLALGAVTTTLALGLADTGDPAPQVRFSFAVADDGTVTVTHEGGATIDADALRLHGEDPDGAVSFGAWPASGTFSTGDSVVVPNATGDETLRVVWRGGDRSFTLKTWTGPGEPAGAALAVPEDPGHAYYDRNFDGDYDAGTDRELTRGELEAGVSDSGRLVVPSSLGTVSLDTGADFEADGIYLAADVVYPTSSSPSPVVLDARSGDLFVDGGELDFRKQSMDITLRAGGTVDLAGERLTSNSPVTIDGGTVDLTDADVDVSADQPLTVTSAGAVEASGASLVAENEIAVTADGDLTLTNAVVHADKDGEPVRLESTGGDIDLTDATLRSTRKDSLTTFASGNDLSATVNGGVIVVDGAAFLDQDNTLQATGTTSGTPASGSVS from the coding sequence ATGAACGGGGGAACGGAGGGGTCGGGAACGCGTGCGGTGTCGCCGGTCATCGGTGTGGTTCTGCTGGTGGCTATCGTCCTCGCGCTCGGCGCGGTCACGACGACGCTGGCGCTCGGACTCGCCGACACCGGCGACCCCGCGCCCCAGGTCCGGTTCTCCTTCGCCGTCGCGGACGACGGCACGGTGACCGTCACCCACGAGGGCGGCGCGACCATCGACGCCGACGCCCTCCGGCTCCACGGCGAGGACCCCGACGGGGCGGTGTCGTTCGGCGCGTGGCCCGCGAGCGGCACGTTCTCCACGGGCGACTCCGTCGTCGTCCCGAACGCGACCGGCGACGAGACGCTCCGAGTCGTCTGGCGCGGCGGCGACCGCTCGTTCACCCTGAAGACGTGGACCGGCCCCGGCGAACCGGCCGGCGCCGCGCTCGCGGTGCCCGAGGACCCCGGCCACGCCTACTACGACCGGAACTTCGACGGCGACTACGACGCGGGAACGGACCGGGAACTGACCCGGGGAGAACTCGAAGCCGGCGTGAGCGACAGCGGGCGCCTGGTCGTCCCGTCGAGCCTCGGCACCGTGTCGCTGGACACGGGCGCGGACTTCGAGGCCGACGGCATCTACCTCGCCGCCGACGTGGTGTATCCGACCTCGTCGTCCCCGAGTCCCGTCGTCCTCGACGCGCGCTCGGGCGACCTCTTCGTCGACGGCGGGGAACTCGACTTCCGCAAGCAGTCGATGGATATCACGCTCCGTGCCGGCGGCACGGTCGACCTCGCTGGCGAGCGCCTCACCTCGAACAGTCCGGTCACGATAGACGGCGGCACGGTCGACCTCACGGACGCCGATGTGGACGTGAGCGCGGACCAGCCGCTCACCGTCACGAGCGCGGGCGCGGTCGAGGCGAGCGGAGCGTCGCTGGTCGCCGAGAACGAGATAGCCGTCACCGCCGACGGCGACCTCACGCTGACGAACGCGGTCGTCCACGCCGACAAGGACGGGGAGCCGGTTCGGCTCGAATCCACGGGCGGCGATATCGACCTCACGGACGCGACGCTCCGTTCGACCCGCAAGGACAGTCTGACCACGTTCGCGTCCGGCAACGACCTCTCCGCGACCGTCAACGGCGGGGTCATCGTCGTGGACGGAGCCGCCTTCCTCGACCAAGACAACACGCTGCAGGCGACCGGCACCACGAGCGGAACCCCGGCCAGCGGGTCCGTGAGCTAG
- a CDS encoding aldo/keto reductase, translated as MSVPDIGLGTSGNDDPDQCAASVEAAVEEGYRHIDTAQMYDNEAAVGRGVARADVPREELFVATKVHPENLAYDDVLATAEESLDRLGLEYVDLLYVHWPIAAYDAADTLPAFDELYDEGVARNVGVSNFTPDLVAEAADLLDAPIAANQVEIHPLLPPRDDLVETCDRHGVDLVAYAPFCRREALDVPEVTAVAEKHDVSPARTILAWLLEKDCKPIPKATGRDHIADNYAALDLVLDDEDVARIDSIERRYRKFDPEGSPWRE; from the coding sequence ATGAGCGTTCCCGACATCGGACTCGGCACCTCCGGCAACGACGACCCCGACCAGTGCGCCGCGAGCGTCGAGGCGGCCGTCGAGGAGGGGTATCGCCACATCGACACCGCACAGATGTACGACAACGAGGCCGCGGTCGGCCGGGGGGTCGCCCGCGCGGACGTCCCCCGCGAGGAGCTGTTCGTCGCCACGAAGGTACACCCCGAGAACCTCGCGTACGACGACGTGCTCGCGACGGCCGAGGAGAGCCTCGACCGCCTCGGGCTGGAGTACGTGGACCTGCTGTACGTCCACTGGCCCATCGCCGCCTACGACGCCGCCGACACGCTCCCCGCCTTCGACGAACTGTACGACGAGGGGGTGGCGCGAAACGTCGGCGTCTCGAACTTCACGCCGGACCTCGTGGCGGAGGCCGCCGACCTGCTCGACGCGCCGATAGCCGCCAACCAGGTCGAGATACACCCGCTCCTGCCGCCGCGCGACGACCTCGTGGAGACGTGCGACCGCCACGGCGTCGACCTCGTCGCGTACGCGCCCTTCTGCCGGCGCGAGGCGCTCGACGTACCCGAGGTAACGGCCGTCGCCGAGAAGCACGACGTCTCCCCGGCCCGAACGATCCTCGCGTGGCTGCTCGAGAAGGACTGCAAGCCCATCCCGAAGGCGACCGGGCGCGACCACATCGCGGACAACTACGCCGCGCTCGACCTCGTGCTGGACGACGAGGACGTCGCGCGTATCGACTCGATAGAGCGGCGCTACCGGAAGTTCGACCCCGAGGGGTCGCCGTGGCGGGAGTAG
- a CDS encoding amphi-Trp domain-containing protein, protein MPEEVLFESESMRSRAEVAAYLRRVADKLDGGEPLTLSAGSQSVTMDPPERVEFEVKAEREGPADAAGELSVEFELEWDENAGADGGGGGDLSIE, encoded by the coding sequence ATGCCCGAGGAAGTGCTGTTCGAGTCCGAGTCGATGCGTAGCCGAGCCGAGGTCGCCGCGTACCTCCGTCGGGTCGCCGACAAGCTGGACGGCGGCGAGCCGCTGACGCTGAGCGCGGGGAGCCAGTCGGTCACGATGGACCCGCCCGAGCGGGTCGAGTTCGAGGTGAAGGCCGAACGCGAGGGGCCGGCCGACGCGGCCGGGGAGCTGAGCGTCGAGTTCGAACTGGAGTGGGACGAGAACGCGGGCGCCGACGGCGGCGGCGGCGGCGACCTCTCCATCGAGTAG